In the genome of Achromobacter sp. MFA1 R4, the window CGGGCCCAGGGGGCGGCATCAGGGATCGCCGCCCCATCGGGCGCTTGGGGCAAGGTTTATCGGAATTTCCAGCCGGTCTCAGGGCGCCGCCCGCCGGTACAGCGCCAGCGTCCCCGCCAGTCCGATCAGCAGCCCCCCGCAGACCCGGTTCAGCCAGCGCAGGCCGCCTGTCTGGAAGGCGCGCACCATCTGCGCGCCGAGCGCCGCATAGGCCAGCATCGCCGCGATGTTCATCAGCGCCATGACGGCGGCCAGGAGGGCGTATTGGGCGGGCAGGGGCGCGGCGGGATTGATGAATTGGGGCAGGAAGGCCGACATGAAGAGCAGGGCCTTGGGGTTGGTCAGGGCGACGACGAAGCTGCGCAGGCCCAGCGCCAGGCCCGCCGGGCGGGCGTCGCGGGGCGCCTCGGAAGGCAGCGTGAGCGCCGCGTCCGACCGCAGGAGCTTGCAGCCCAGCCACGCCAGATA includes:
- a CDS encoding LysE family translocator is translated as MTLATLLLFVLASAVTIITPGPTVLLAMSNGSRHGVRAACWGMGGAVLADLVLIGAVACGLGVVLAASEVAFQIIKWAGAAYLAWLGCKLLRSDAALTLPSEAPRDARPAGLALGLRSFVVALTNPKALLFMSAFLPQFINPAAPLPAQYALLAAVMALMNIAAMLAYAALGAQMVRAFQTGGLRWLNRVCGGLLIGLAGTLALYRRAAP